Proteins co-encoded in one Ensifer sp. PDNC004 genomic window:
- a CDS encoding ABC transporter substrate-binding protein — translation MRGITAIGAGVALWLCIATSGMTAPALTVLCGVDEAWCATMKAAFEAKSGIEVAMTRKSNGDILTQIRDEKDAPTIDVWWGGTGDTHLQAGSENLLEPYRPAHERDMLPWAQNFFAISGGRSAGIYAGALGFAYNADLLHALKLPAPTCWKDLADKAYRSRIRSGNPNSSGTAFTTLATLVQLFGEDEAFRFMAALNRNIDQYTTAGSAPVKAAARGETLIGISFMHDAVTQKQAGSPLVIVAPCEGTGYEIGAVSIVKGARHLENAKSFVDFALTPEGQGTGAAAGQNQVPSNARAELPPGAPDISLIKMVDFDFATFGSPEERSRLLKRFDAEIAATN, via the coding sequence GTGAGAGGCATCACCGCTATCGGCGCGGGCGTGGCCCTGTGGCTGTGCATCGCCACGTCAGGCATGACGGCACCGGCGCTCACCGTACTTTGCGGTGTCGACGAGGCGTGGTGCGCGACGATGAAGGCCGCGTTCGAGGCGAAGTCGGGCATCGAGGTCGCCATGACCCGAAAGAGCAACGGCGACATCCTCACCCAAATCCGCGACGAAAAAGACGCCCCGACCATCGACGTGTGGTGGGGTGGGACCGGCGACACCCATCTGCAGGCGGGATCGGAAAACCTGCTTGAACCCTACCGCCCGGCGCATGAACGCGACATGCTGCCCTGGGCACAGAATTTCTTCGCCATCTCCGGTGGACGTTCGGCGGGCATTTATGCCGGAGCGCTCGGCTTTGCCTACAATGCCGACCTCTTGCATGCGCTGAAACTGCCGGCCCCGACCTGCTGGAAGGATCTCGCCGACAAGGCCTATCGCAGCCGTATCCGCAGCGGCAACCCGAACTCGTCCGGCACCGCCTTCACCACGCTTGCAACGCTGGTGCAGCTCTTCGGCGAGGACGAGGCCTTCCGGTTCATGGCGGCGCTCAACCGCAACATCGACCAGTACACCACGGCCGGCTCGGCCCCGGTGAAGGCGGCGGCACGCGGCGAGACCCTGATCGGCATCTCCTTCATGCATGACGCGGTCACGCAGAAGCAGGCCGGCTCGCCGCTCGTCATCGTCGCTCCCTGCGAAGGGACGGGCTACGAAATCGGCGCCGTCAGCATCGTCAAGGGCGCGCGTCATCTGGAAAACGCCAAGAGCTTCGTCGACTTCGCACTCACCCCGGAAGGCCAGGGTACGGGTGCGGCCGCCGGCCAGAACCAGGTCCCATCCAATGCCCGCGCGGAGTTGCCGCCTGGCGCACCGGACATATCGCTGATCAAGATGGTCGATTTCGACTTCGCCACCTTCGGCTCGCCGGAGGAACGAAGTCGACTGCTCAAACGGTTCGACGCGGAGATCGCCGCGACGAACTAA
- a CDS encoding ABC transporter substrate-binding protein has product MKTTTLSLMLFAGTALAALPAQAAGSLNLICSADVVICEQMTGDFQKETGIKVNMVRLSSGETYAKIRAEARNPKTDIWWAGTGDPHLQAASDGLTLEYKSPMLDQLQDWAKKQAEGSGFRTVGVYAGALGWGYNTEIFQKKGLKEPKCWADLLDSSLKGEIQMANPNSSGTAYTALASLVQIMGEDQAFDYLKKLNGNIAQYTKSGSAPVKAAARGEAGLGIVFMHDAVAQTAEGFPIKSIAPCEGTGYEIGSMSIIRGAKNLDSAKAWYDWALKPEVQSRMKDAKSFQLPSNKSAEVPKEAPKFEDIKLIDYDFATFGDAEKRKSLLERWDREVGASAN; this is encoded by the coding sequence ATGAAAACAACGACGCTTTCCCTCATGCTTTTTGCCGGCACGGCGCTTGCCGCCCTGCCCGCCCAGGCCGCCGGCAGCCTCAACCTCATCTGCTCCGCAGACGTGGTGATCTGCGAACAGATGACCGGCGACTTCCAGAAGGAAACCGGCATCAAGGTCAATATGGTCCGCCTGTCTTCGGGCGAGACCTATGCCAAGATCCGCGCCGAGGCGCGCAACCCGAAGACAGATATCTGGTGGGCCGGCACCGGCGACCCGCACCTGCAGGCGGCATCGGACGGCCTGACACTTGAATACAAATCGCCGATGCTGGACCAGCTTCAGGACTGGGCGAAGAAGCAGGCTGAAGGCTCGGGCTTCCGCACGGTCGGCGTTTATGCCGGCGCGCTCGGCTGGGGCTACAACACCGAGATCTTCCAGAAGAAGGGCCTGAAAGAGCCGAAGTGCTGGGCCGACCTGCTCGACTCCTCGCTGAAGGGCGAGATCCAGATGGCCAACCCGAACTCTTCCGGGACTGCCTATACCGCGCTTGCCTCGCTGGTGCAGATCATGGGCGAAGACCAGGCATTCGACTATTTGAAGAAGCTCAACGGCAACATCGCGCAGTACACCAAGTCCGGCTCGGCGCCGGTGAAGGCGGCTGCACGCGGCGAAGCCGGCCTCGGCATCGTCTTCATGCACGACGCGGTGGCCCAGACCGCCGAAGGCTTCCCGATCAAGTCGATCGCGCCTTGCGAAGGTACGGGCTACGAGATCGGCTCGATGTCGATCATCCGTGGCGCCAAGAACCTGGACAGCGCCAAGGCCTGGTACGACTGGGCACTGAAGCCGGAAGTGCAGTCGCGCATGAAGGACGCCAAGTCCTTCCAGCTGCCGTCCAACAAGTCGGCCGAGGTGCCGAAGGAAGCGCCGAAGTTCGAGGACATCAAGCTGATCGACTACGACTTCGCCACCTTCGGCGATGCCGAGAAGCGCAAGTCCCTGCTTGAGCGCTGGGACCGCGAAGTCGGCGCCAGCGCCAACTGA
- a CDS encoding iron ABC transporter permease, producing the protein MEHRNRRLDLTLGLGLAAFLAVPWYRIEGGFFGLGWLADFPGDPAVAPGLMQIFAHGRLWLIVALALLGICVAARFVRDPARRGLLLAVAGAAGVLYLALQGLAIGFSGWTWTISETLFGRLSDGQPSMGAGAVLMALTFVLLFAFGLAERGVLKGDAFIVAAISLLVTLVIVFVFYPVGSMFAASVQDFDGSFKADGFIRNIQDASIWSLSCVVGEGRCGVAWRTLWLALMTACGSTLLGLAFALVATRTRFPFKKGMRLLTVLPIITPPFVIGLALTLLFGRAGVITEFLSDAFGVEPGRWLYGLTGIWIAQVLSFTPISFLVLIGVVEGVSPSMEEASQTLRADRWRTFWTVSLPLMKPGLANAFLIGFIESMADFGNPLVLGGSHGVLSTEIFFAVVGAQNDPSRAAVLAIILLCFTLTAFVAQRYWLAGKNYSTVTGKGDSGAHSALPRSISIGVHAIVIPWMIFTVVVYGMILFGGFVKTWGLDNSLTLDHYAKAFSISFADGAIAWTGVAWNSFWTTMEISLIAAPLTAMVGLLTAYLIVRQRFAGRDVFEFALMLSFAIPGTVIGISYIIAFNLPPLEMTGTALILVACFVFRNMPVGVRGGIAAMSQLDKSLDEASLTLRATSFRTLRKVILPLLRPAIVAALVYSFVRAITSISAVVFLVSAEYNMATAYIVGLVENGEFGVAIAYSSALILVMITVITGLQLLVGERKLRRENRVLGAAPARSSNTISQEKTA; encoded by the coding sequence ATGGAACATCGCAACCGCAGGCTCGACCTAACGCTCGGGCTCGGACTGGCCGCATTCTTGGCTGTCCCCTGGTACCGCATCGAAGGCGGCTTCTTCGGGCTCGGCTGGCTTGCCGATTTCCCCGGCGATCCGGCCGTTGCCCCCGGCCTGATGCAGATCTTCGCCCACGGCCGGCTATGGCTGATCGTGGCGCTGGCGCTGCTCGGCATCTGCGTGGCAGCGCGTTTCGTCCGCGATCCCGCGCGTCGGGGCCTCCTGCTGGCCGTCGCCGGCGCAGCGGGCGTTCTTTATCTCGCTCTCCAGGGGCTGGCGATCGGCTTTTCCGGCTGGACCTGGACGATCAGCGAGACGCTATTCGGCAGGCTTTCCGACGGTCAGCCGTCGATGGGAGCCGGCGCCGTGCTGATGGCACTCACCTTCGTTCTTCTATTCGCCTTCGGACTTGCGGAGCGCGGCGTGCTCAAGGGCGACGCCTTCATCGTAGCGGCGATTTCCCTGCTCGTGACCCTCGTCATCGTCTTCGTCTTCTATCCGGTCGGCAGCATGTTCGCCGCCTCCGTTCAGGATTTCGACGGCTCTTTCAAGGCGGATGGTTTCATCCGCAACATCCAGGACGCGTCGATCTGGAGCCTGAGCTGTGTCGTCGGCGAAGGCCGGTGCGGCGTCGCCTGGCGCACCCTGTGGCTGGCGCTGATGACTGCGTGCGGCTCGACGCTGCTTGGCCTTGCCTTCGCGCTCGTTGCCACCCGCACGCGCTTCCCCTTCAAGAAGGGCATGCGGCTTCTGACGGTGCTGCCGATCATCACGCCGCCCTTCGTCATCGGCCTGGCGCTGACGCTGCTCTTCGGCCGTGCCGGGGTCATCACCGAATTTCTCTCGGATGCCTTCGGCGTCGAACCGGGCCGCTGGCTCTATGGCCTCACCGGCATCTGGATCGCCCAGGTCCTTTCCTTCACTCCCATCTCGTTCCTCGTTTTGATCGGCGTCGTCGAAGGCGTCAGCCCCTCCATGGAAGAAGCGTCGCAGACGCTGCGCGCCGATCGTTGGCGCACCTTCTGGACCGTCTCGCTGCCCTTGATGAAGCCTGGCCTCGCCAACGCCTTCCTCATCGGCTTCATCGAAAGCATGGCCGACTTCGGCAATCCGCTGGTGCTCGGCGGCAGCCATGGGGTGCTTTCGACCGAAATCTTCTTCGCCGTCGTCGGCGCGCAGAACGATCCGTCTCGCGCGGCCGTGCTCGCCATCATCCTGCTCTGCTTCACGCTCACGGCCTTCGTCGCGCAACGTTACTGGCTCGCCGGCAAGAATTATTCGACCGTGACCGGCAAAGGTGACTCCGGCGCCCACAGCGCACTGCCGCGCTCGATCTCGATCGGTGTTCACGCCATCGTCATTCCCTGGATGATCTTCACCGTCGTCGTCTACGGCATGATCCTCTTCGGCGGCTTCGTGAAGACCTGGGGCCTCGACAACTCGCTGACGCTCGACCACTACGCCAAGGCCTTCTCGATCTCCTTTGCCGACGGCGCGATCGCCTGGACCGGCGTTGCCTGGAACTCCTTCTGGACGACCATGGAGATCTCGCTGATCGCAGCGCCCCTGACCGCCATGGTGGGTCTGCTGACGGCTTACCTGATCGTGCGCCAGCGCTTCGCCGGCCGTGACGTCTTCGAGTTCGCGCTGATGCTGAGCTTTGCCATTCCCGGCACCGTCATCGGCATCAGCTACATCATCGCCTTCAACCTGCCGCCGCTGGAAATGACCGGCACGGCGTTGATCCTCGTCGCCTGCTTCGTCTTCCGCAACATGCCGGTCGGCGTGCGCGGCGGGATTGCGGCGATGAGCCAGCTCGACAAGAGCCTCGACGAGGCATCGCTGACACTGCGGGCAACGAGCTTTCGCACCTTGCGCAAGGTCATCCTGCCGCTCTTGAGGCCGGCCATCGTCGCAGCGCTTGTCTATTCCTTCGTCCGGGCGATCACCTCGATCAGCGCCGTCGTCTTCCTCGTCAGCGCCGAGTACAACATGGCAACCGCCTACATCGTCGGCCTCGTCGAAAACGGCGAATTCGGCGTGGCGATCGCCTACTCCTCGGCCCTCATCCTGGTGATGATCACCGTCATCACCGGTCTGCAACTCCTCGTCGGCGAGCGCAAGCTGAGGCGCGAAAACCGCGTCCTCGGCGCCGCTCCGGCCCGTTCGTCCAACACCATCTCCCAGGAGAAAACCGCATGA
- a CDS encoding ABC transporter ATP-binding protein produces MNTPRTGSVVFQNVRKQFGSFTAIHDLSLTIEPGTLVTLLGPSGCGKTTTLRMLAGLEHPSAGRILIGGKDVTMLPANERDVSMVFQSYALFPHMSALDNVAYGLESSGIKKKEARERAEEGLQLVGLGGLGQRLPAELSGGQQQRVAVARALVLEPQVLLLDEPLSNLDARLRRKVRTEIRELQQRLGFTAVYVTHDQDEALAVSDRIIVMKDGAIAQQGAPRDLYEAPASTFIADFMGEANVLPCEVTAADAGQATIRIGGFEHRLPSKGARPGPSKLAVRPNAVTLTPAKGAALSGTISSAAYLGGHVEYEVETPAGLLFVVDQAVEEMLSPATEVAIGFRNRGLALIDA; encoded by the coding sequence ATGAACACCCCGCGCACCGGCTCGGTCGTCTTCCAGAACGTGCGCAAGCAGTTCGGCAGCTTTACCGCCATCCACGACCTGTCGCTCACCATCGAGCCGGGCACGCTGGTGACCCTGCTCGGCCCCTCCGGCTGCGGCAAGACGACGACGCTGCGCATGCTGGCGGGCCTCGAACATCCTTCCGCCGGCCGGATCCTGATCGGCGGCAAGGACGTGACCATGCTGCCGGCCAACGAACGCGACGTGTCGATGGTCTTCCAGTCCTATGCGCTGTTCCCGCACATGTCCGCGCTCGACAATGTCGCTTACGGCCTCGAATCCTCGGGGATCAAGAAGAAGGAAGCCCGCGAGCGTGCAGAGGAAGGCCTGCAGCTCGTCGGCCTCGGCGGTCTCGGCCAGCGGCTTCCGGCAGAACTTTCCGGCGGCCAGCAGCAGCGCGTCGCCGTTGCCCGCGCGCTCGTGCTCGAACCGCAGGTGCTGCTGCTCGACGAACCGCTGTCCAACCTCGACGCACGTCTGCGCCGCAAGGTGCGCACGGAAATCCGCGAGTTGCAGCAGCGCCTCGGCTTCACCGCCGTCTACGTCACCCACGACCAGGACGAGGCGCTTGCCGTTTCCGATCGCATCATCGTCATGAAGGATGGTGCGATCGCGCAGCAAGGTGCACCGCGCGACCTCTATGAGGCGCCCGCCTCCACCTTTATCGCCGACTTCATGGGCGAGGCCAACGTGCTGCCCTGCGAAGTGACCGCGGCAGACGCCGGCCAGGCGACGATCCGCATCGGCGGATTTGAGCACCGCCTGCCCTCCAAGGGTGCCCGGCCGGGTCCGTCGAAACTCGCCGTAAGGCCCAACGCGGTGACGCTGACGCCGGCCAAGGGGGCTGCCCTTTCCGGCACGATCAGCAGCGCCGCCTATCTCGGCGGCCACGTCGAATACGAGGTCGAAACGCCGGCGGGTCTGCTCTTTGTTGTCGATCAGGCGGTGGAGGAAATGCTATCTCCGGCAACGGAGGTCGCCATCGGTTTCCGCAACCGCGGCCTGGCTTTGATTGACGCATGA
- a CDS encoding inositol monophosphatase family protein, which produces MTAEIAGLDARFALAKSMAEEAGRLAYDYFLKRETLVIETKRDAHDVVSIADRNVETLIRDKIAAAFPDDGVLGEEHGLLDGTSGFTWVLDPIDGTTPFVNGMPNWCVSIAVVHAEKPVIGVIHAPCHQETYAAATGRGATLNGKPLRLDGTRTIRNAVTGLGANDQVKPGEMGAIVERLLSDGGNFMRNGSGALMIAYVAAGRLVGYYEPYMHAWDCLGGYCLVTEAGGWTLPFPARGEALTHWAPVLAAAPGAVDDLLKVAQLDRAAA; this is translated from the coding sequence ATGACTGCTGAAATTGCCGGCCTCGACGCCCGGTTCGCGCTTGCCAAATCCATGGCCGAAGAGGCTGGCCGGCTCGCCTACGACTATTTCCTGAAGCGCGAAACGCTCGTCATCGAGACCAAGCGCGACGCGCATGACGTCGTCTCGATCGCCGACCGCAACGTCGAGACGCTGATCCGCGACAAGATCGCCGCGGCGTTTCCTGACGACGGCGTGCTCGGTGAGGAGCATGGTCTTCTCGACGGCACATCCGGCTTCACCTGGGTGCTCGATCCGATCGACGGCACCACGCCCTTCGTCAACGGCATGCCGAACTGGTGCGTCTCGATTGCGGTGGTCCATGCGGAGAAGCCCGTTATCGGGGTGATCCACGCACCCTGCCATCAGGAAACCTATGCCGCGGCAACCGGCCGGGGCGCAACGCTTAACGGCAAGCCGCTTCGTCTCGACGGCACCCGCACGATCCGTAACGCCGTCACCGGGCTTGGCGCCAACGACCAGGTGAAACCGGGCGAGATGGGCGCTATCGTCGAGCGCCTGCTTTCGGACGGCGGTAACTTCATGCGCAACGGCTCCGGCGCGCTGATGATCGCCTATGTCGCCGCCGGTCGCCTCGTCGGCTACTACGAGCCTTACATGCATGCCTGGGATTGCCTTGGCGGCTATTGCCTGGTGACCGAAGCCGGCGGCTGGACGCTGCCTTTCCCGGCGCGCGGCGAGGCGCTGACGCATTGGGCGCCGGTGCTGGCGGCAGCACCCGGCGCCGTCGACGACCTGCTGAAGGTCGCCCAGCTCGACCGGGCGGCAGCCTGA
- a CDS encoding slipin family protein — protein MDMFGSLAPFAALLVLVILVIAYSIRILREYERGVVFTLGRFTGVKGPGLILLVPYVQQMVRVDLRTRVLDVPSQDVISHDNVSVRVSAVIYFRVIDAEKSTIQVEDFMMATSQLAQTTLRSVLGKHDLDEMLAERDRLNDDIQKILDSQTDAWGIKVATVEIKHVDINESMVRAIARQAEAERERRAKVINAEGEQQAAAKLLEAAEILARQPQAMQLRYLSTLNVIAGEKNSTVIFPFPMELGGLLGFKPDKPTGSTER, from the coding sequence ATGGACATGTTCGGGAGCCTTGCTCCTTTTGCCGCGTTGTTGGTGCTCGTCATTCTCGTTATTGCCTATTCGATCCGGATCCTGCGCGAATACGAGCGCGGTGTGGTCTTCACGCTCGGCCGGTTCACCGGCGTCAAGGGGCCGGGGCTGATCCTGCTTGTGCCCTATGTGCAGCAGATGGTGCGGGTCGATCTCAGGACGCGGGTGCTGGATGTGCCGAGCCAGGATGTCATCTCCCACGACAACGTGTCCGTCCGCGTCAGCGCCGTGATCTACTTCCGGGTGATCGATGCGGAAAAATCGACGATCCAGGTCGAGGACTTCATGATGGCGACGAGCCAGCTGGCGCAGACGACCCTGCGCTCGGTGCTCGGCAAACACGACCTCGACGAAATGCTGGCCGAGCGCGACCGTCTGAACGACGATATCCAGAAGATCCTCGACAGCCAGACGGATGCTTGGGGCATCAAGGTGGCGACGGTCGAGATCAAGCATGTCGACATCAACGAGAGCATGGTGCGGGCGATTGCCCGTCAGGCCGAAGCCGAACGCGAGCGGCGCGCCAAGGTGATCAACGCCGAGGGCGAGCAGCAGGCGGCGGCCAAGCTGCTCGAGGCTGCCGAGATCCTCGCCCGGCAGCCTCAGGCCATGCAGTTGCGCTATCTGAGCACCTTGAACGTCATTGCCGGCGAGAAGAACTCGACCGTGATCTTCCCGTTCCCGATGGAGCTCGGCGGCCTGCTGGGCTTCAAGCCCGACAAGCCGACCGGCTCGACCGAGCGGTGA
- a CDS encoding nodulation protein NfeD, giving the protein MLRTLTLLFLLILSFAFPASPRAENDRVALVLHVNGAIGPATAEYVRRGLTKAEERRLPLVILQIDTPGGLDTSMREIIRAILGSPIPVATYVAPSGARAASAGTYILYASHVAAMAPGTNLGAATPIAIGGDMFGQGKDGDTGKDGDNQPAAQSPAEAKMVNDAVAYIRGLAELRGRNADWAEKAVREAASLSAEAAVRERVADFTATDVADLLKQANGRTVRVGQREIVLDTASLATEDFVPDWRTRLLSVVTDPNIAVILMMIGIYGLIFEFLSPGSVAPGTIGGICLLLGLYALSVLPVSFAGIGLIMLGIGLMVAEAHSPSFGVLGAGGSFALVLGAAILFDTDTPDFGVSWSVLTALAAASLGFSLLVARLAFSSRRHAVVTGSEQMIGLAGTVENWTGAAGTIIAHGERWQAVSAETLSRGENVKVIARNGLTLEVIRGGPKT; this is encoded by the coding sequence ATGTTGCGAACCCTCACGCTGTTGTTTTTGTTGATCTTGTCCTTCGCGTTTCCAGCTTCGCCGCGGGCCGAAAACGATCGGGTCGCCTTGGTGCTGCATGTCAACGGCGCCATCGGTCCGGCGACCGCCGAGTATGTCAGGCGCGGCCTGACGAAGGCGGAAGAGCGCCGGCTGCCGCTGGTGATCCTGCAGATCGATACGCCCGGCGGGCTCGACACCTCGATGCGCGAGATCATCCGCGCGATCCTTGGCTCGCCCATACCGGTCGCAACCTACGTTGCACCGAGCGGCGCGCGGGCGGCGAGTGCCGGCACCTATATCCTCTATGCCAGCCACGTCGCGGCGATGGCGCCGGGAACGAACCTTGGTGCGGCGACGCCGATCGCGATCGGCGGCGACATGTTCGGTCAGGGTAAGGACGGCGACACCGGCAAGGACGGCGACAACCAGCCGGCGGCGCAGAGCCCTGCCGAGGCGAAAATGGTCAACGATGCCGTGGCCTATATCCGCGGGCTGGCGGAGTTGCGTGGTCGCAATGCCGACTGGGCCGAAAAGGCGGTGCGCGAGGCTGCAAGCCTCTCGGCCGAGGCGGCCGTCCGGGAGAGGGTTGCCGATTTCACTGCGACCGACGTTGCCGATCTGCTGAAGCAGGCGAACGGGCGGACGGTGCGCGTCGGGCAGCGGGAGATCGTGCTCGACACGGCAAGTCTTGCGACCGAGGACTTCGTGCCCGACTGGCGCACCCGGCTGCTTTCGGTGGTCACTGATCCCAATATCGCGGTCATCCTAATGATGATCGGCATCTACGGCCTGATCTTCGAGTTCCTGTCGCCGGGGTCGGTGGCGCCGGGTACCATCGGCGGCATCTGCCTGCTGCTCGGGCTCTATGCGCTTTCGGTGCTGCCCGTCAGCTTTGCCGGAATCGGGCTGATCATGCTCGGCATCGGCTTGATGGTCGCCGAGGCGCATTCGCCATCCTTCGGCGTGCTCGGTGCCGGCGGCAGTTTTGCACTGGTCTTGGGCGCGGCCATCCTCTTCGACACGGATACGCCGGATTTTGGGGTCTCCTGGTCTGTGCTTACGGCGCTTGCGGCCGCAAGCCTTGGCTTCAGCCTGCTGGTCGCGCGGCTGGCCTTCAGCTCGCGCCGCCATGCGGTGGTGACCGGCAGCGAACAGATGATCGGCCTTGCCGGCACGGTCGAGAACTGGACCGGCGCGGCCGGTACCATCATCGCCCATGGCGAGCGCTGGCAGGCCGTCAGCGCGGAGACGCTGTCGAGGGGCGAGAATGTGAAGGTCATCGCGCGAAACGGACTGACGCTCGAAGTGATCCGGGGCGGGCCAAAGACATAG
- a CDS encoding DUF2161 domain-containing phosphodiesterase has product METTLYQPIKSFLETRGYSVKGEIGGCDIVALSDDEPPLVVVCELKLSFNLELILQAVDRATAGDEVWVAARVSAKGKGRESDRRFRDLCRRLGFGMLAVADNGMVDVILTASAVMPRKNNRKRARLISEHRRRKGDPTAGGATRTPIMTAYRQQALACAAALQAGQQRPRDLRPVAPDAAKILLSNVYGWFDRVDRGIYALSEQGAEALRRWPPLETITVASTEASEA; this is encoded by the coding sequence TTGGAGACGACCCTCTACCAGCCGATCAAGAGCTTCCTTGAAACCCGCGGCTATAGCGTCAAGGGCGAGATCGGCGGCTGCGATATCGTCGCACTCAGCGACGACGAACCGCCGCTGGTGGTCGTGTGCGAACTGAAGCTGAGCTTCAATCTCGAACTGATCCTCCAGGCGGTCGATCGCGCCACCGCCGGTGACGAGGTGTGGGTCGCCGCGCGTGTTTCGGCCAAGGGCAAGGGGCGCGAGAGCGACCGGCGTTTCCGCGATCTCTGCCGCCGGCTCGGCTTCGGCATGCTGGCGGTTGCCGACAACGGCATGGTCGACGTCATTCTCACGGCTTCCGCGGTGATGCCGCGCAAAAACAACAGGAAGCGGGCGCGCCTGATCAGCGAACACCGCCGCCGCAAAGGCGATCCGACCGCGGGCGGTGCCACTCGCACACCGATCATGACCGCCTACCGGCAGCAGGCGCTCGCCTGCGCCGCCGCCCTTCAAGCTGGCCAGCAACGCCCGCGCGATCTGCGCCCGGTCGCGCCGGATGCGGCCAAAATCCTGCTCAGCAACGTCTATGGCTGGTTCGACCGGGTCGACCGCGGTATCTACGCGTTGTCGGAACAGGGGGCCGAAGCGCTTCGCCGCTGGCCTCCGCTCGAGACCATAACGGTCGCGAGCACCGAGGCATCCGAAGCATGA
- a CDS encoding YbaN family protein translates to MNPALRLLYLCLAWLMVGLGVIGAFLPILPTTPFLLLAAGLFARASPRLEQWLLNHRVFGASLRLWREKGAISRRAKTGAVSLMAASFGLFLFFGNPSLLLAAIVAAAMALPALFILTRPAE, encoded by the coding sequence GTGAACCCCGCGCTTCGCCTTCTCTACCTTTGCCTCGCATGGCTGATGGTCGGCCTCGGCGTCATCGGCGCCTTCCTTCCGATCCTGCCGACGACGCCGTTCCTGTTGCTGGCGGCCGGGCTCTTTGCCCGCGCCTCGCCCCGGCTGGAGCAATGGTTGCTCAACCACCGGGTCTTCGGTGCCTCGCTTCGGCTGTGGCGCGAAAAGGGGGCGATCTCCCGGCGGGCCAAGACCGGGGCAGTCAGCCTCATGGCCGCCAGCTTCGGCCTCTTCCTCTTCTTCGGCAATCCGAGCCTGTTGCTCGCTGCTATCGTCGCAGCCGCTATGGCGCTTCCCGCGCTGTTCATCCTGACGCGCCCCGCGGAGTAG
- a CDS encoding GNAT family N-acetyltransferase: MPDMLVSLYSPILGELKRRTETDKVTIRPALPPEMGLVVGWVRENFSENWASEVTVAFTRRPVACLIAVDDGKLVGFACYDTTAPGFFGPTGVDPVARGKGIGVALLSDCLDTMKTLGHAYAFIGDAGPVDFYAKTVGAVPIPAPDKGIYQGMLRRPSK; encoded by the coding sequence ATGCCTGACATGCTGGTGAGCTTGTATTCGCCGATCCTCGGTGAACTCAAGCGCAGAACCGAAACCGACAAGGTGACGATCCGTCCCGCCTTGCCGCCGGAAATGGGCCTGGTCGTTGGCTGGGTTCGGGAGAACTTCAGCGAGAACTGGGCGAGCGAGGTGACTGTCGCCTTCACGCGCAGGCCCGTCGCCTGTCTTATCGCGGTTGACGACGGCAAGCTCGTCGGCTTCGCCTGCTACGACACGACCGCACCCGGCTTCTTCGGCCCGACCGGCGTCGATCCCGTCGCCCGCGGCAAGGGCATCGGCGTCGCCCTGCTTTCCGACTGCCTCGACACCATGAAGACGCTTGGCCACGCCTATGCCTTCATCGGCGACGCCGGTCCCGTCGATTTCTACGCAAAGACCGTCGGCGCCGTGCCGATCCCCGCCCCCGACAAGGGGATCTACCAGGGCATGCTGCGTCGCCCCTCCAAATAA